From Mesobacillus jeotgali, the proteins below share one genomic window:
- a CDS encoding aminopeptidase, with protein MSEFQKNLEKYADLAVKVGVNIQKDQTLVINTTIDSAEFVRLVAKKAYEAGAKNVVVNWNDDVVNRTKYDLAPDEAFTEYPEWRAREMEELAENGAAFMSIVSSSPDLLKGVKSERIANFQKAAGTALSKYRKYIQSDKVSWTVVAAPSEGWAKMVFPEETAETAVQKLWDAIFKAVRVDTQDPVAAWKEHDASLHEKVDYLNSKRYKKLHYKAPGTDLTVELPEKHIWVGAGSVNEQGNEFMANMPTEEVFSVPLKTGVNGYVSSTKPLSYGGNIIDNFKLTFENGKIVGVEAKEGEEILKQLVATDEGSHYLGEVALVPFNSPISQSNVLFFNTLFDENASNHFAIGSAYAFCVEGGKTMSSEELAENGLNESITHVDFMIGSDKMDIDGITADGTAEPVFRNGDWAL; from the coding sequence ATGAGTGAATTCCAAAAGAATTTAGAGAAATATGCGGACCTTGCTGTCAAGGTTGGTGTTAACATTCAGAAAGACCAGACGCTTGTCATCAATACGACAATCGACTCAGCAGAGTTTGTTCGTCTTGTTGCGAAAAAAGCATATGAAGCAGGCGCCAAGAACGTCGTGGTGAACTGGAATGATGATGTTGTAAACAGGACGAAATACGACCTTGCACCTGATGAGGCATTCACTGAGTATCCTGAATGGCGTGCTCGTGAAATGGAGGAGCTTGCTGAGAATGGAGCTGCCTTCATGTCAATTGTGTCATCAAGCCCTGACCTATTAAAAGGGGTTAAGTCTGAGCGTATTGCAAACTTCCAGAAAGCAGCCGGAACAGCACTTTCAAAATACCGCAAATACATACAATCCGATAAAGTCAGCTGGACGGTTGTTGCTGCTCCTTCTGAAGGCTGGGCGAAAATGGTTTTCCCTGAGGAAACAGCTGAAACAGCTGTTCAAAAGCTTTGGGACGCAATTTTCAAGGCAGTCCGCGTTGATACCCAGGATCCTGTTGCTGCATGGAAAGAGCATGACGCTTCCCTGCATGAAAAGGTTGACTACCTGAACAGCAAACGCTACAAAAAGCTTCACTATAAAGCACCTGGCACAGACCTGACTGTTGAGCTTCCGGAAAAACATATCTGGGTTGGCGCAGGCAGTGTTAACGAGCAAGGGAACGAGTTCATGGCCAACATGCCTACTGAAGAAGTTTTCTCTGTACCTTTGAAAACTGGCGTAAACGGCTATGTATCAAGCACAAAGCCGCTTAGCTACGGCGGAAACATCATTGACAACTTCAAACTTACTTTTGAAAATGGAAAAATCGTCGGTGTCGAAGCAAAAGAAGGCGAAGAAATCCTTAAGCAGCTGGTGGCGACAGACGAAGGCTCGCACTATCTTGGCGAGGTTGCACTGGTTCCTTTCAATTCACCGATTTCTCAATCAAATGTGCTGTTCTTCAACACATTGTTTGACGAGAATGCTTCGAACCATTTCGCAATCGGAAGCGCATATGCATTCTGCGTGGAAGGCGGCAAAACAATGTCATCCGAAGAGCTGGCTGAAAACGGCCTGAACGAAAGTATTACTCACGTCGACTTCATGATCGGTTCCGATAAAATGGACATCGACGGAATCACAGCAGACGGAACAGCTGAACCAGTATTCCGCAATGGGGACTGGGCTCTGTAA
- a CDS encoding MDR family MFS transporter gives MRIRDWDRNLKIRLFGEALMNITFWMFFPFLTIYFAESFGKDKAGFLLIFSQVFSVFANLLGGYTADRFGRKRMMVISAFGQGIAFLVFAYAVSPWYTSPMLGFICFALVGVFGSIYWPASQAMVADVVPEKDRSSVFAIFYTQINIAVVVGPILGAIFYVKYRFELMIAVAIISILLALVLSKWTRETVPASAKQARAENGKWYDFLKEQIADYKVIIQDKVFLMFIIAGILAAQTFMQLDLLFPVYTKDMVQNQTVLELGSKVFTVNGEQAFGLILSENGLLVALFTVAVTKWVTRFRELNVFVLSSLTYAVAILMFGATNWIWGLILAMAVFTLAELMTAGLQQTFISNLAPEKMRGQYFAAASLRYTLGRTIAPISIPLTVWIGYSWTFTILSILAVLSAVLFWVMFRMYENRKEAGI, from the coding sequence ATGAGGATAAGGGATTGGGACCGGAACCTGAAAATTCGCCTGTTTGGCGAAGCATTAATGAATATAACATTTTGGATGTTTTTCCCGTTTTTAACGATCTATTTTGCCGAAAGCTTTGGAAAGGACAAGGCAGGATTCCTGCTCATCTTTTCCCAGGTGTTCTCGGTATTCGCCAATCTGCTCGGAGGCTATACAGCAGACAGGTTCGGCCGCAAGCGGATGATGGTTATATCAGCATTCGGGCAAGGCATTGCTTTCCTTGTTTTTGCCTACGCGGTTTCTCCATGGTACACATCACCGATGCTTGGATTTATCTGCTTCGCCCTGGTCGGAGTGTTCGGCTCGATTTACTGGCCGGCCAGCCAGGCGATGGTTGCAGACGTCGTCCCGGAAAAAGACCGCAGCAGTGTATTCGCGATTTTTTATACACAGATCAATATTGCAGTCGTTGTCGGCCCAATATTAGGTGCGATTTTTTATGTGAAATATCGGTTTGAATTGATGATTGCAGTTGCGATTATCTCTATCCTGCTAGCGCTTGTCCTCTCAAAATGGACCCGTGAAACCGTCCCTGCTTCGGCAAAGCAGGCACGCGCTGAAAATGGAAAATGGTATGACTTCCTGAAAGAACAGATTGCCGATTATAAGGTCATCATTCAGGATAAAGTTTTTCTCATGTTCATCATCGCCGGGATTCTGGCAGCGCAAACTTTCATGCAGCTGGATTTGTTATTCCCTGTTTATACAAAAGATATGGTACAAAATCAAACCGTTCTAGAGCTTGGCAGCAAAGTCTTCACCGTCAATGGAGAGCAGGCTTTTGGATTGATTCTTTCCGAGAACGGATTGCTGGTCGCCCTGTTCACTGTTGCTGTAACGAAATGGGTCACACGATTCCGCGAACTGAATGTCTTTGTATTGTCGTCCTTAACTTATGCAGTCGCAATCCTGATGTTCGGTGCAACGAACTGGATTTGGGGATTAATTCTGGCCATGGCAGTCTTTACACTGGCTGAACTGATGACAGCAGGCTTGCAGCAAACCTTCATTTCCAACCTTGCACCAGAGAAGATGCGCGGTCAGTATTTCGCAGCAGCCTCATTGCGCTATACACTAGGCCGTACAATCGCACCAATCAGCATTCCGCTAACCGTGTGGATCGGCTATAGCTGGACCTTCACGATCTTGAGCATCCTCGCTGTTTTGAGTGCGGTGTTGTTCTGGGTGATGTTCAGGATGTATGAGAATAGAAAGGAAGCTGGAATTTAG
- a CDS encoding DNA topoisomerase III yields the protein MKSLVLAEKPSVARELARVLGCNKTNKSYFEGNQYIVTWALGHLIELKMPENYDPKYKVWKLEELPIIPDKMGLKVIKQTSHQFKAIEHLAERKDVSEFIIATDAGREGELVARWILQRINWRKPIKRLWISSQTDRAIKDGFKNLKPGKQFEDLYESAVCRAEADWLIGLNVSRALTTKYKDPLSAGRVQTPTLAMILEREDEINKFVPKDYWTIQAKVGSLNAEWEHKGEKRIFSKEKAEQIKQKLSNKKAILKSLDRKQKSDPQPMPYDLTELQRDANKRFGFSAKKTSNVLQGLYEQHKLVTYPRTDSRYLTTDMEATMADRLQGIMSGYRDEARPALANKGKVQARRVFNNEKVTDHHAIIPTEERLHLADLSPDERKLYDLIVRRFLALFYPAYQYEVVHASFEVEGETLSARETNILELGFKKVLGKDEDDSSTQSLGHLEKGKSYSVGQVTMNKKMTEPPLRMSESDILSKMEKFGLGTPATRAEIIERLISSEVVERQNGRLFSTKKGKQLIDLVNDELTSPELTAKWEKELEEIARGKGDAKAFKKRIREQTSLLVSEIKKSDKTYRAHNLTGSKCPECGEFMKERKTKEGRILVCSSPECSFRKHKDPKLSHRRCPQCHKRMEIHDGKAGAYFQCRRCNVVEKAEDKKKKGVSKREERKLKEKYAPSQENFGTSLGDLLKAALEDKE from the coding sequence ATGAAATCATTAGTCCTTGCAGAAAAACCAAGTGTTGCCCGTGAGCTTGCGCGTGTGCTTGGCTGTAATAAAACAAATAAAAGCTATTTTGAAGGAAATCAATATATCGTGACCTGGGCACTTGGCCACTTGATCGAACTAAAGATGCCGGAGAACTATGATCCTAAGTATAAGGTTTGGAAACTTGAGGAGCTCCCAATCATCCCTGATAAAATGGGGCTGAAGGTCATCAAGCAGACGAGCCATCAATTTAAGGCGATTGAGCATCTCGCCGAACGCAAGGATGTCAGCGAATTCATCATCGCTACTGACGCCGGGCGTGAAGGGGAACTTGTCGCCAGATGGATTCTTCAACGCATCAACTGGCGGAAGCCAATCAAACGCTTGTGGATTTCTTCCCAGACCGACCGGGCCATCAAAGATGGGTTCAAAAATCTGAAGCCTGGCAAGCAGTTTGAAGATCTTTACGAATCAGCTGTATGCAGAGCTGAGGCTGACTGGCTGATTGGCTTGAATGTCTCCAGGGCTTTGACAACCAAATATAAGGATCCATTATCTGCCGGCCGGGTTCAGACACCGACTTTGGCCATGATACTCGAGCGTGAGGATGAAATTAACAAATTCGTCCCTAAGGATTACTGGACCATCCAGGCAAAGGTTGGCTCCCTGAATGCAGAATGGGAGCATAAAGGCGAAAAACGAATTTTTTCCAAGGAAAAAGCAGAACAGATCAAACAGAAGCTTTCCAATAAAAAAGCAATCCTGAAATCACTTGACCGCAAGCAGAAGTCTGATCCGCAGCCGATGCCGTATGATCTTACAGAATTGCAGCGTGACGCCAATAAACGCTTCGGCTTCTCGGCAAAGAAAACATCCAATGTGCTTCAGGGCTTGTATGAACAGCACAAGCTTGTCACCTATCCGCGGACAGACTCACGCTATTTGACGACTGATATGGAAGCGACGATGGCGGACCGGCTTCAGGGAATCATGTCCGGCTACAGGGATGAAGCGAGGCCGGCACTTGCAAACAAGGGCAAGGTCCAGGCACGCCGTGTGTTCAATAATGAAAAAGTCACTGACCACCATGCCATCATCCCGACAGAGGAACGGCTTCATCTCGCTGATTTGTCACCTGATGAACGAAAGCTCTATGACTTAATTGTCCGAAGGTTCCTTGCTTTATTTTACCCGGCCTATCAATATGAAGTTGTCCATGCAAGCTTCGAGGTCGAGGGCGAAACATTGTCCGCTCGCGAAACGAACATCCTTGAACTCGGCTTTAAAAAGGTTCTTGGAAAAGATGAGGATGATTCGAGCACTCAATCTCTTGGCCATCTAGAAAAAGGCAAAAGCTACTCTGTAGGCCAGGTAACAATGAACAAAAAGATGACCGAGCCACCGCTGCGCATGTCTGAATCGGATATCCTTTCAAAAATGGAGAAATTCGGCCTGGGTACTCCGGCAACAAGGGCAGAAATCATCGAACGCCTGATTTCGTCGGAGGTCGTCGAACGCCAGAATGGCCGTCTCTTTTCTACGAAAAAAGGCAAGCAGCTCATCGACCTTGTGAACGATGAACTGACTTCCCCGGAGCTGACCGCAAAATGGGAAAAAGAACTAGAGGAAATTGCCCGCGGCAAAGGCGATGCAAAGGCATTCAAAAAAAGGATTCGTGAACAGACCTCCCTTCTGGTATCTGAAATCAAGAAGAGTGACAAAACATACCGTGCCCATAACCTTACAGGTTCCAAGTGCCCTGAGTGCGGGGAGTTCATGAAGGAACGCAAGACAAAAGAAGGACGCATCCTTGTCTGCTCTAGTCCTGAATGCAGCTTCCGCAAGCATAAAGACCCTAAGCTGTCACACCGACGCTGCCCGCAATGCCACAAGCGGATGGAAATACACGACGGCAAAGCAGGCGCCTACTTCCAATGCCGACGCTGCAATGTTGTCGAAAAGGCTGAGGACAAAAAGAAAAAAGGCGTTTCCAAGCGTGAGGAACGTAAACTCAAGGAAAAATATGCGCCATCCCAGGAGAATTTTGGCACCAGCCTCGGTGACTTACTGAAAGCAGCACTTGAGGATAAAGAATAA
- a CDS encoding GNAT family N-acetyltransferase has translation MLAAAEILDLQRKSYRIEADLIGTDEIPPLKETFEQLQNCGETFLGYYLDGRLAGAVSFKIDREVMDIHRMMVDPDFFRRGIARKLIAYLEHQNFSEMIVSTGAANTPAIKLYEKLGFVRQNNSAVGGGLVIANFKKRRN, from the coding sequence GTGCTGGCAGCGGCCGAAATCCTCGATCTACAGAGAAAGTCATACAGAATAGAAGCAGATTTGATTGGAACGGATGAAATCCCTCCTTTAAAGGAAACATTCGAGCAGCTGCAAAATTGCGGTGAAACCTTCCTTGGCTATTATCTTGATGGCCGTCTTGCTGGTGCGGTTTCTTTTAAAATAGACAGGGAAGTGATGGATATTCATCGTATGATGGTTGATCCAGACTTTTTCCGCAGAGGAATTGCCAGGAAGCTGATTGCATATTTGGAACATCAAAACTTCTCCGAAATGATTGTCTCAACCGGTGCTGCAAATACACCAGCGATAAAGCTCTATGAGAAACTTGGCTTCGTGAGGCAAAATAACTCAGCAGTAGGTGGCGGGCTGGTGATCGCCAATTTTAAAAAGCGGCGAAATTGA
- a CDS encoding YbjQ family protein: protein MIVTTTSALQGKEVDSYLGIVSGEAIMGANVVRDFLASVTDVIGGRSSAYENKLAEGREIAIREMEDKARRMGANAIIGVDLDFETLREGMMMCIATGTAVKIKE, encoded by the coding sequence ATGATTGTTACAACTACATCGGCATTGCAAGGCAAAGAAGTGGACTCATATTTGGGGATTGTCTCTGGAGAAGCGATTATGGGGGCAAATGTGGTGCGTGACTTTTTGGCAAGCGTCACCGATGTAATCGGGGGCAGGAGTTCTGCTTATGAAAATAAGCTAGCGGAAGGGCGTGAAATCGCGATTCGCGAAATGGAGGACAAAGCGCGCCGGATGGGCGCCAATGCCATAATCGGTGTTGACCTTGACTTCGAGACACTGCGCGAAGGTATGATGATGTGCATCGCCACAGGAACGGCAGTCAAAATAAAGGAATAA
- a CDS encoding peroxiredoxin, with product MDEKLYAEDLVECPTVFCANRDDQAPLFTADALINGDIKKINLEDYRGKWVILFFYPSNFTFVUPTELAAVAAIYPYIKALGADLMSISTDSVYSHRVFKQTSPSLKNVTYPMVSDRTQVISRAYRVLDAASGACFRTSVFIDPEGIIRVKLTYPGNVGRNLPEHLRILQALDYAKQTGKSVPANWVPGQPGVSTNPSNIGNI from the coding sequence ATGGATGAAAAACTTTATGCTGAAGATTTAGTGGAGTGCCCGACTGTTTTTTGTGCAAACCGAGACGATCAGGCTCCGTTATTTACGGCAGATGCCTTGATAAATGGGGATATCAAAAAGATTAATCTGGAGGATTATCGGGGAAAGTGGGTGATTTTATTTTTCTACCCAAGCAATTTCACTTTCGTTTGACCTACAGAACTGGCGGCGGTCGCCGCTATTTACCCTTATATTAAGGCTCTGGGTGCAGATTTGATGTCGATTAGCACGGACAGTGTATACAGCCACAGGGTGTTTAAACAAACATCGCCTTCCTTGAAAAATGTGACGTACCCAATGGTCAGTGACAGAACACAGGTCATCAGCCGGGCATACAGGGTTCTTGATGCTGCAAGTGGTGCTTGCTTCAGGACATCCGTGTTCATCGATCCGGAAGGGATCATCAGGGTAAAGCTTACTTATCCTGGTAATGTTGGCCGAAATCTCCCCGAACATCTGAGAATCCTCCAGGCCCTTGATTATGCAAAACAAACTGGTAAGAGTGTACCGGCAAACTGGGTACCCGGTCAGCCAGGTGTCAGTACGAATCCATCAAATATAGGGAATATTTAA